The following are from one region of the Vanessa cardui chromosome 3, ilVanCard2.1, whole genome shotgun sequence genome:
- the LOC124543787 gene encoding transmembrane protein 183 produces the protein MPKKKGKKKTSNADFTLNDCANALKPVGRVKKSFVAEEIPEKTWEDLEDDDLDVIEEVNADGTKNFVYKKKKNHSKCENISDETGIVYPEIVWYLISPYIKPEEVGTFARINRATYAITKRESFWRALYKRYCQNHPKLPEKLRIENSYKLYGLRQRVIRALHHTYDVFVKKILQQATQESRPHQLVKRRCVNVWYCKGQSYWFVYFKLKKSNPEKRITTMDFIEELGRIDANPEVDSQVMQVTCQNFYEVPPLMGMTLSSVSVVLSQGFRHHKLLLGFNTGHYNISRNVIPECSVVIDTVVNILVYDWWHPKYPNFENRLPTMNEESLPVLKKDFFTMCNGDL, from the exons ATGCCGaagaaaaaaggtaaaaaaaagaCGAGCAATGCAG ACTTTACCTTAAATGACTGTGCTAATGCACTGAAACCTGTTGGCAGAGTTAAGAAGTCGTTTGTAGCCGAGGAAATCCCTGAGAAAACATGGGAGGATCTCGAAGATGATGATTTAGACGTAATCGAGGAAGTAAATGCTGATGGAACTAAGAATTTTGTCtacaagaagaaaaaaaatcattccaaGTGTGAAAACATTAGTGATGAAACTGGCATTGTGTACCCGGAGATAGTGTGGTATCTGATATCTCCTTACATTAAGCCAGAGGAGGTTGGTACGTTTGCTAGAATCAATAGGGCGACATATGCTATAACTAAGCGAGAATCCTTTTGGCGGGCACTGTATAAGAGATACTGCCAAAATCACCCAAAACTACCTGAGAAATTACGTATAGAAAATAGTTATAAGTTGTATGGCTTGAGGCAGAGAGTTATACGAGCACTACATCACACCTATGATGTGtttgttaagaaaatattgCAGCAAGCAACTCAGGAGAGTCGACCACACCAGTTGGTTAAGAGACGCTGCGTCAATGTTTGGTATTGCAAAGGGCAATCGTACTGGTTTGTTTACTTTAAACTGAAAAAATCAAATCCTGAAAAAAGAATTACAACAATGGATTTCATTGAGGAACTCGGACGCATTGATGCTAATCCGGAAGTGGATTCCCAAGTTATGCAG GTGACCTGTCAAAACTTTTATGAAGTACCACCACTAATGGGTATGACTCTATCATCAGTGAGCGTGGTATTGTCGCAAGGGTTCAGACACCACAAATTGCTCCTAGGCTTCAATACTGGTCACTACAACATATCCAGGAATGTGATTCCTGAATGTTCCGTGGTCATTGACACGGTCGTTAACATATTGGTATATGATTGGTGGCATCCAAAATACCCCAACTTTGAGAACAGGTTACCGACGATGAATGAAGAATCATTACCAGTATTGAAAAAGGATTTCTTTACAATGTGTAATGGAGACCTATGA